A region from the Halomonas piscis genome encodes:
- a CDS encoding DUF294 nucleotidyltransferase-like domain-containing protein, with the protein MDAELMEIRQHMSQFPPFDALSEALLEDLAGHIEVRYFKTGSDILLLNADVDEFCYIRSGAVEVYRRQGDLYNRLGEGDIFGHFHLLRDHVVRFPARAIEDTLIYFIPDAVFQRLCDADEHFADFVELERPRLETAAEEQREANDMMVTRIRRLLSRAPVMVGVETSVQNAALKMSEDQASALLVTEPCSEDTQRCFHNGHEMCRIRGIMTNSDFRTRIVAQGLPAQTAIGDVVSRALISVQADVSIYEAMLAMLRNNVHHLPVLHRQRPLGIVHLSDIIRYETHSGLYLVSNIFSRLSVEGLARLAPDVRAAFVRMVREGANSQMIGTALSTIGRSFTRRLCELAEESLGPPPVPYAFMVNGSMARNEQGIVTDQDNALVLDNAFDPEEHDDYFRRLATFVSDGLDACGYTYCKGDIMATNARWRQPLDVWKGYFREWINEPTPETLLHSSIFFDLDSAYGEAGLVEQLQDLITEQAPRSSRFLAAMARNALNRTPPLGFFRTIVMEKDGKHNNSINLKRRGTAPMVDLIRIHALACGSSAQNTFERLDDIHQTRLLASGVSDKLRYAFEFLCMSRLRHQAIDIDKNRNPDNNIEPENVESSERHTLKDAFQVLSNAQKFLKFRYPMAGGQTERR; encoded by the coding sequence ATGGACGCCGAGCTGATGGAAATTCGCCAGCACATGAGCCAGTTCCCGCCCTTTGATGCGCTGAGCGAAGCCCTTCTGGAAGACCTGGCGGGGCACATCGAGGTGCGCTACTTCAAGACGGGCAGCGATATACTGCTGCTGAATGCCGACGTCGACGAGTTCTGCTATATACGCAGCGGCGCGGTCGAGGTCTATCGCCGTCAGGGCGATCTGTATAACCGCCTGGGCGAAGGCGACATCTTCGGCCACTTTCATCTGCTGCGCGATCACGTGGTGAGGTTTCCGGCCAGGGCCATTGAAGACACGCTGATCTATTTCATCCCCGACGCCGTCTTTCAGCGGCTGTGCGACGCCGATGAGCACTTTGCCGACTTTGTCGAGCTGGAGCGCCCGCGGCTCGAGACCGCGGCCGAAGAGCAGCGCGAAGCCAACGACATGATGGTCACCCGGATACGGCGCCTTTTGTCGCGCGCGCCGGTCATGGTCGGCGTGGAGACCAGCGTGCAAAACGCGGCTCTCAAGATGAGCGAGGATCAGGCGTCGGCGCTGCTGGTCACCGAGCCGTGCAGCGAAGACACGCAGCGCTGCTTTCACAACGGCCACGAGATGTGCCGGATTCGCGGCATCATGACCAACAGCGACTTTCGTACCCGCATCGTCGCGCAGGGGCTGCCGGCGCAGACGGCGATAGGCGACGTGGTCTCCCGGGCGCTGATCAGCGTGCAGGCGGACGTCTCGATCTACGAAGCCATGCTGGCCATGCTGCGCAACAACGTGCATCACCTGCCGGTGCTCCACCGCCAGCGGCCCCTGGGGATCGTCCATCTGTCCGACATCATCCGCTACGAAACCCACAGCGGGCTCTACCTGGTGAGCAACATTTTCAGCCGCCTGAGCGTGGAAGGGTTGGCGCGGCTGGCGCCGGACGTGCGCGCGGCCTTTGTGCGGATGGTGCGAGAGGGCGCCAATTCGCAGATGATCGGCACCGCGCTTTCCACCATCGGGCGCAGTTTCACCCGCCGGCTGTGCGAGCTGGCCGAAGAGTCGCTGGGCCCGCCGCCGGTGCCCTATGCGTTCATGGTCAACGGCTCCATGGCGCGCAACGAGCAGGGTATCGTCACCGATCAGGATAACGCCCTGGTGCTCGATAACGCCTTTGATCCGGAAGAGCACGACGACTACTTTCGCCGGCTGGCGACCTTCGTCAGCGACGGGCTGGACGCCTGCGGCTACACCTATTGCAAGGGCGATATCATGGCCACCAACGCCCGCTGGCGCCAGCCGCTGGACGTCTGGAAAGGCTATTTTCGGGAGTGGATCAACGAGCCCACGCCCGAGACCCTGCTGCACAGCTCGATCTTTTTCGACCTGGACAGCGCCTACGGCGAGGCGGGGCTGGTCGAGCAGCTGCAGGACCTGATAACGGAGCAGGCGCCGCGCTCGTCGCGGTTCCTCGCGGCCATGGCGCGCAACGCCCTGAACCGCACGCCGCCGCTGGGCTTTTTCCGCACGATCGTGATGGAGAAGGACGGCAAGCACAACAACTCCATCAACCTCAAGCGCCGCGGCACGGCGCCCATGGTGGATCTGATCCGCATCCACGCCCTGGCCTGCGGCTCAAGCGCCCAGAACACCTTCGAGCGGCTTGACGATATCCATCAGACTCGGCTTCTGGCCTCGGGCGTGAGCGACAAGCTGCGCTATGCCTTCGAGTTTCTGTGCATGTCGCGACTGCGCCATCAGGCCATCGACATTGACAAGAACCGCAACCCGGATAACAACATCGAGCCGGAAAACGTCGAAAGCAGCGAGCGCCACACGCTGAAAGACGCCTTCCAGGTGCTGAGCAACGCCCAGAAGTTTCTCAAGTTCCGCTATCCCATGGCCGGCGGGCAAACGGAGCGGCGCTGA
- a CDS encoding DUF4168 domain-containing protein, translating into MPRFTALFSAALLATGLMAGTVQAQQSADTAQSQAPSAEAQAQNFSDQELQQFADASQEIAVVSQEYTERLQSAEDEESQQEVRAEANEKMIEIVENSGLDVDTFNAIGQAIQQDPEMMQRVQEMAGQS; encoded by the coding sequence ATGCCACGTTTTACTGCCTTGTTCTCCGCAGCCCTGCTTGCCACCGGTCTGATGGCGGGCACCGTCCAGGCGCAACAGTCCGCGGATACTGCCCAGAGCCAGGCGCCCAGCGCCGAAGCGCAGGCACAGAACTTCAGCGATCAGGAGCTGCAGCAGTTCGCCGATGCCTCCCAGGAAATCGCCGTTGTCTCCCAAGAGTATACCGAGCGTCTGCAGTCGGCTGAAGACGAAGAATCACAGCAGGAAGTTCGTGCTGAAGCCAACGAAAAAATGATCGAGATCGTCGAGAACAGCGGTCTGGACGTCGATACCTTCAACGCCATTGGCCAGGCGATCCAGCAGGATCCGGAAATGATGCAGCGCGTCCAGGAGATGGCCGGACAGTCCTGA
- the mtgA gene encoding monofunctional biosynthetic peptidoglycan transglycosylase: MRRHSKGLLRRLWRLAWRLALAVVLLSLAAVLVFRVVPLPGSMVMVERKVQSWLAHEPLSIDYRWRGRSALSDTARIAVIAAEDQRFPRHGGFDFIELRRALAARLNGERLRGASTLSQQTAKNVFLWSGRSWLRKGLEAWFTLLIELLWGKQRILDVYLNVAEWDRGVFGLEAAAQHYFGVSASRLDVRQASLLAAILPSPLTRSAATPSPDVAQRSRWIRRQMGNLGGTGYLERLTQP; the protein is encoded by the coding sequence TTGCGTCGCCATTCAAAAGGGCTTTTGCGCCGCCTGTGGCGCCTTGCCTGGCGGCTGGCGCTGGCCGTGGTGCTGCTTTCGTTGGCGGCGGTGCTGGTGTTTCGCGTGGTGCCGCTGCCGGGCTCGATGGTGATGGTCGAGCGCAAGGTGCAAAGCTGGTTAGCGCACGAGCCGCTCTCCATCGACTACCGCTGGCGCGGCCGCAGCGCACTCAGCGATACGGCGCGCATCGCGGTGATCGCCGCCGAAGATCAGCGCTTTCCGCGCCACGGCGGGTTTGACTTTATCGAGCTGCGTCGGGCGCTGGCTGCCCGGCTCAACGGCGAGCGTCTGCGCGGTGCCAGCACCCTTAGCCAGCAGACCGCCAAGAACGTGTTTCTGTGGAGCGGGCGCAGCTGGCTGCGCAAAGGGCTCGAGGCCTGGTTTACTCTGCTCATCGAGCTTTTGTGGGGCAAGCAGCGCATTCTCGACGTCTATCTCAACGTCGCCGAATGGGACCGCGGCGTGTTCGGGCTGGAAGCCGCCGCGCAGCACTACTTCGGCGTGTCGGCAAGCCGGCTCGACGTCCGCCAGGCAAGCCTTTTGGCGGCGATTCTGCCAAGCCCGCTGACCCGCAGCGCGGCTACCCCCTCACCGGACGTGGCCCAGCGCAGCCGCTGGATTCGCCGGCAGATGGGCAATCTCGGCGGTACCGGCTATCTCGAGCGCCTGACCCAGCCGTAG
- the fghA gene encoding S-formylglutathione hydrolase, protein MSMSETLELVSENRSFGGWHRRYRHYSRALDCDMIFAVYLPPQAEEGRVPLLWWLSGLTCNDENFMQKAGAHRMAAELGVAIVCPDTSPRGTDLPGEHDSYDLGSGAGFYVNATQQPWKAHYHMYDYLVEELPSVMRLQFPVNGRESISGHSMGGHGALMLALRHPGRFCSVSAFSPMVNPMDCPWGQKAFTHYLGDDVSRWRQYDACELVANGASRQRLFIDQGEADQFLEEQLKPENLEAVCQKHDHPLTLRRQPGYDHSYFFIASFIEDHLRYHAEQLYK, encoded by the coding sequence ATGAGCATGAGTGAAACCTTGGAGTTAGTGTCGGAAAATCGTAGTTTCGGCGGCTGGCACAGGCGCTATCGCCACTACTCGAGGGCGCTTGATTGCGACATGATCTTTGCCGTCTATCTGCCGCCCCAGGCCGAGGAGGGCCGAGTGCCGCTTTTGTGGTGGCTGTCGGGGCTGACCTGCAACGACGAGAACTTCATGCAGAAAGCCGGCGCTCACCGGATGGCGGCGGAGCTTGGCGTGGCCATTGTCTGCCCGGACACCAGCCCGCGGGGCACCGACCTCCCCGGCGAGCATGACAGCTACGACCTGGGCTCGGGCGCCGGCTTTTACGTCAACGCCACCCAGCAGCCGTGGAAAGCCCACTATCACATGTATGATTACTTGGTGGAGGAGCTGCCGTCCGTGATGCGCCTGCAGTTCCCGGTGAACGGGCGCGAATCCATCAGCGGCCATTCCATGGGCGGGCACGGCGCCTTGATGCTGGCCCTGCGCCATCCCGGCCGCTTTTGCTCGGTCTCGGCGTTTTCGCCGATGGTCAACCCGATGGACTGCCCTTGGGGGCAAAAGGCATTTACCCACTACCTGGGCGATGACGTTTCACGCTGGCGCCAGTACGACGCCTGCGAACTGGTGGCCAACGGCGCTTCGCGCCAGCGGCTGTTCATCGATCAGGGCGAGGCCGACCAGTTTCTGGAAGAGCAGCTCAAGCCCGAGAACCTGGAAGCGGTGTGCCAAAAGCACGACCATCCGCTGACGCTGCGCCGCCAGCCGGGCTATGACCACAGCTACTTCTTCATTGCCTCGTTCATTGAAGACCACCTGCGCTACCACGCCGAGCAGCTGTATAAATAA
- a CDS encoding DMT family transporter — translation MIHPSLRRPGALGLAAMPGLFVLLWSTGFIGAKFGLPYAEPFTFLWLRCAFTLLALVPLVLVMRMPWPSGAGLWGHVAVSGLLVHGAYLAGVFYSIELGMPAGLTALLVGLQPLLTAACAGPLLGERLGRLQWLGLALGLVGITLVLGSKLDFSDSLFQGFGLGALASVTVALLGISLGTLYQKRFCTHMPLLSGAVIQYLAAGALFTLGAGLFETRQVTWTPTFILTLGWLVLILSIAAILLLLALIKKGAASRVASLFYLVPPVTALEAWWLFDERLPWSGLAGMAVAIGGVVLVARTAPAAGKRG, via the coding sequence ATGATCCACCCTTCCCTGCGCCGGCCCGGCGCGCTTGGCCTGGCCGCCATGCCGGGACTGTTCGTGCTGCTGTGGAGCACGGGCTTCATCGGCGCCAAGTTCGGGCTGCCCTACGCCGAGCCGTTCACCTTTCTGTGGCTACGCTGCGCCTTTACGCTCCTTGCTCTGGTGCCGCTGGTGCTGGTCATGCGCATGCCCTGGCCGTCGGGCGCTGGGCTTTGGGGACACGTCGCCGTCTCCGGCCTGCTGGTCCACGGCGCCTATCTGGCCGGGGTGTTCTACAGCATCGAGCTTGGCATGCCCGCCGGGCTCACGGCCCTGCTGGTGGGCCTGCAGCCGCTGCTGACGGCGGCCTGCGCCGGGCCGCTTTTGGGCGAACGGCTGGGCAGGCTGCAGTGGCTGGGGCTGGCCCTGGGGCTGGTCGGTATCACGCTGGTGCTGGGCAGCAAGCTCGACTTCAGCGACTCGCTGTTTCAGGGCTTTGGTCTGGGCGCGCTGGCAAGCGTCACCGTCGCGCTGCTGGGCATTTCCCTGGGCACGCTTTACCAGAAGCGCTTTTGCACTCACATGCCGCTGCTCTCGGGCGCGGTCATCCAGTACCTGGCCGCGGGCGCCCTTTTCACACTGGGGGCTGGGCTGTTCGAAACGCGCCAGGTCACCTGGACGCCCACCTTCATCCTGACCCTTGGCTGGCTGGTGCTGATTTTATCCATCGCCGCGATCCTGCTGCTGCTCGCACTGATCAAAAAAGGGGCCGCGTCGCGGGTGGCTAGCCTGTTTTATCTGGTCCCGCCGGTGACCGCGCTGGAAGCCTGGTGGCTGTTCGACGAGCGCCTGCCCTGGTCGGGCCTTGCGGGCATGGCCGTTGCCATCGGCGGCGTGGTGCTGGTAGCCCGCACGGCACCCGCCGCCGGCAAACGCGGCTAA